One window from the genome of Octopus sinensis unplaced genomic scaffold, ASM634580v1 Contig13644, whole genome shotgun sequence encodes:
- the LOC115229730 gene encoding protein lin-32-like — MIKKNMDEYGWNDYRQNVDQHHQENSIYFPSAIDFSENENAIEKHQAEFLTDFHPDLTYQKMPHIEGNLQYYGEGQYNFPVDEYPQQAYIPEPVHSISNNSGFGSDCLFEKKKPKRKRMQNSIQRKAANQRERKRMFSLNQAFDQLRDLIPKFSYEKKLSRIDTLRLSIFYIMILYKINTNEQLPIDLDELRLH; from the coding sequence atgataaagaaaaatatggacGAATATGGCTGGAATGACTACAGGCAAAACGTGGATCAACACCACCAAGAAAATTCAATTTACTTTCCTTCGGCGATTGACttttctgaaaatgaaaatgCAATAGAAAAACATCAAGCAGAATTTTTAACTGACTTCCACCCTGATCTAACTTATCAGAAAATGCCGCACATCGAAGGAAATTTGCAATATTATGGGGAAGGTCAGTATAATTTCCCTGTTGACGAGTATCCTCAGCAAGCATACATCCCAGAACCCGTCCATTCCATTTCAAACAACTCGGGTTTTGGTTCGGACTGTCTTTTtgagaaaaagaaaccaaaacgAAAAAGAATGCAAAATTCAATTCAACGAAAAGCAGCAAACCAACGAGAAAGGAAACGAATGTTTAGTCTAAACCAAGCATTCGACCAACTACGAGACCTAATCCCCAAATTTTCATATGAAAAGAAACTGTCTAGAATTGACACTTTGAGATTGTCCATATTCTATATCATGATCCTCTACAAAATAAACACGAATGAGCAACTCCCGATCGACCTTGACGAACTGCGATTGCACTGA
- the LOC115229731 gene encoding aldehyde dehydrogenase 9-like, translating into MLMQAWKLGPALSNGCTVVMKLAEQTPLSGLFVADLFRQAGLPPGVLNVLTGYGETAGAAIAAHPDIDKVAFTGSNEVILYSPFQVGQVVVQAAMQSNLKRVTLELGGKSPNIVFADANCNAVSLMSSGPSSGSKSRGTIPKPRTVLLCGVSYFCGGQNLRRVCGKKRGNGQETDSGGPL; encoded by the coding sequence ATGTTAATGCAGGCATGGAAATTGGGGCCTGCCTTGAGCAATGGATGCACTGTTGTCATGAAATTGGCCGAACAGACACCCCTTTCCGGACTGTTTGTGGCCGACCTATTCCGACAGGCCGGACTGCCTCCCGGAGTCCTCAACGTCCTCACGGGATATGGGGAGACCGCCGGAGCTGCCATCGCCGCCCATCCCGACATTGACAAAGTGGCCTTTACCGGGTCGAATGAGGTCATTTTATATTCCCCATTTCAGGTCGGCCAAGTGGTCGTACAAGCAGCCATGCAAAGCAACCTGAAAAGAGTGACCCTCGAATTGGGGGGCAAGTCTCCGAATATTGTATTTGCGGATGCCAACTGTAATGCAGTCAGTCTTATGTCTAGTGGACCTAGCAGTGGCTCAAAGTCACGTGGGACTATTCCTAAACCAAGGACAGTGTTGTTGTGCGGGGTCTCGTATTTTTGTGGAGGACAAAATCTACGACGAGTTTGTGGAAAGAAGCGTGGAAATGGCCAGGAAACGGACAGTGGGGGACCCCTTTGA
- the LOC115229732 gene encoding WD repeat-containing protein 5-like, with translation MTTSKYIKKYSLSGMLKPVSRVRFSLCGNWLAVASGDSILRIFNAHDGNFEKSFGGHKLGLSDVCWSPDSRYLITASDDNTLKIWDFITGKCLKTLRGHSSFVFCCVVNPQCNIIASGSFDETVLVWDVRGGTPLRTLPAHSDPISAVDFITDGSLILSGSLDGLSRIWDTATGQCLRTLLSGDTPPVSAALFSPNGKYMLIATVDSRIKLWDLSSSKVVRTFEGHVNNKFCLSVIFGGREEGQSVMSASEDGAFYKWDVRSARICECIPTGPNPLLSLDLHPTLPVIATSALEPNKTVTLWHYS, from the coding sequence ATGACTACAAGTAAATATATCAAGAAATATTCTCTATCTGGAATGTTAAAGCCAGTATCCCGCGTTCGGTTCAGTTTGTGCGGAAACTGGCTGGCCGTGGCTTCCGGTGATTCAATTCTCCGCATTTTCAACGCCCACGACGGCAATTTCGAGAAATCCTTCGGGGGACACAAACTGGGACTGTCGGACGTCTGCTGGTCCCCCGACAGTCGTTACCTGATTACAGCCTCGGACGACAACACGTTAAAAATATGGGACTTTATCACCGGGAAATGTCTGAAGACTCTTCGGGGACATTCGAGCTTTGTCTTCTGCTGTGTGGTGAACCCTCAGTGCAATATTATTGCCTCGGGGTCATTCGATGAGACAGTCCTCGTGTGGGATGTCCGCGGAGGGACTCCACTCAGGACATTGCCTGCCCATTCCGACCCAATTTCCGCGGTCGACTTTATAACCGACGGGTCTCTCATTCTGTCGGGCAGTCTTGATGGACTTTCACGGATTTGGGACACTGCGACTGGCCAGTGTCTGAGAACTCTCCTCAGTGGGGACACTCCGCCAGTCTCGGCTGCCCTGTTCTCGCCCAATGGGAAGTACATGTTGATTGCCACGGTGGATTCGCGGATTAAACTGTGGGATCTCTCCTCCTCGAAGGTTGTGAGGACGTTTGAAGGACATGTCAACAACAAATTTTGTTTGTCGGTTATTTTTGGGGGACGTGAGGAGGGGCAGTCAGTGATGAGTGCATCTGAAGATGGGGCATTCTATAAGTGGGATGTTCGGTCGGCCAGGATTTGTGAGTGTATTCCAACCGGCCCCaatcctcttctttctcttgatTTACACCCAACTCTCCCCGTCATTGCCACCTCCGCTCTTGAGCCTAACAAAACTGTCACACTCTGGCACTATTCCTAA